In Candidatus Deferrimicrobiaceae bacterium, one genomic interval encodes:
- a CDS encoding isochorismatase family cysteine hydrolase — protein MAGKRSALLVIDMLEDFVRPGAPLEVPQTRKILPAIARRISRARREGDLVVYVCDSHRKNDPEFARMGWPPHAVAGTKGAAVASEIAPEPGDVVVEKKTYSGFFRTTLPTVLRRHGIRSVSLSGCVTHICILYTAADAAMRGYDVIVNESLVAGLDGKSHRFALDQMEKVLGVRVVRRAEKR, from the coding sequence ATGGCGGGAAAGAGAAGCGCGCTTCTGGTGATCGACATGCTCGAGGATTTCGTGCGGCCCGGGGCGCCGCTCGAGGTCCCGCAGACGAGGAAGATCCTTCCGGCGATCGCACGCCGTATCTCCCGCGCGCGCCGGGAGGGGGATCTCGTGGTGTACGTGTGCGATTCCCACAGGAAAAACGATCCGGAGTTCGCCCGGATGGGGTGGCCGCCCCACGCCGTGGCCGGGACGAAGGGGGCCGCCGTCGCAAGCGAGATCGCGCCGGAACCCGGAGACGTGGTCGTGGAGAAGAAGACCTACTCGGGATTCTTCCGCACCACCCTTCCAACCGTCCTCCGCCGGCACGGCATCCGGTCGGTTTCGCTCTCCGGATGCGTCACCCATATCTGCATCCTGTACACCGCGGCGGACGCCGCGATGCGCGGCTACGACGTCATCGTGAACGAGTCGCTCGTGGCGGGGCTGGACGGGAAGTCGCACCGGTTCGCGCTCGACCAGATGGAGAAGGTGCTGGGCGTGCGCGTGGTCCGGCGCGCTGAAAAACGATAG
- a CDS encoding nicotinate phosphoribosyltransferase, translated as MNPIPSQEEIRRGDTTDVYFVRTREVLKSLGKDAVRVKAEVYVKRFPDGYEHAILAGRDEMLSLFEGRNVDMLAMEEGALFLLEEPVLAVEGPYGEFCEMETAMLGILCQASGIATKTSRIKRLAGDRTVLSFGARRMHPALSTLIDRHAFVGGADGVSVVRSAAYLGEIPQGTMPHALILVLGDTVEALRGFDDAVPPDVPRVCLIDTLQDEKFEAIRAAEALGKRLAAVRLDTPSSRRGNFRRIVREVRWELDLRGFSHVRIVVSGGLGEEDISSLRDVVDGFGVGTCISNAPTIDFALDIVEVEGRPFAKRGKLSGGKQVVRCGSCGHRGIVPEAAAAGPCRCGSPTEPLLRPAMKGGKVVAPSLSPRELRSRVGEQVARFHERREGR; from the coding sequence ATGAACCCGATCCCCAGCCAGGAAGAGATCCGCCGCGGGGACACGACGGACGTCTACTTCGTCCGCACGAGGGAGGTGTTGAAGAGCCTCGGAAAGGACGCCGTGCGGGTGAAGGCGGAGGTGTACGTCAAGCGGTTCCCCGACGGGTACGAGCACGCCATCCTGGCCGGGAGGGACGAGATGCTTTCCCTCTTCGAGGGGAGGAACGTGGACATGCTGGCGATGGAGGAGGGGGCTCTCTTTCTGCTCGAGGAGCCGGTCCTTGCCGTCGAGGGGCCGTACGGCGAGTTCTGCGAGATGGAGACGGCGATGCTCGGCATCCTCTGCCAGGCCTCCGGGATCGCCACGAAGACCTCCCGGATCAAGCGGCTGGCCGGGGACCGGACGGTGTTGAGCTTCGGGGCGCGACGCATGCACCCCGCGCTTTCCACCCTCATCGACCGCCACGCCTTCGTGGGGGGGGCCGACGGCGTATCGGTCGTGCGCAGCGCGGCGTACCTGGGCGAGATCCCCCAGGGGACGATGCCGCACGCCCTTATCCTGGTGCTCGGGGACACCGTCGAGGCGCTCCGGGGGTTCGACGACGCGGTGCCGCCGGATGTCCCCCGCGTCTGCCTGATCGACACCCTCCAGGACGAGAAGTTCGAGGCGATCCGCGCCGCGGAGGCCCTGGGAAAGAGGCTGGCCGCGGTCCGTCTCGACACCCCCTCCTCGCGGCGGGGGAACTTCCGGAGGATCGTCCGGGAGGTCCGATGGGAACTCGACCTGAGGGGATTCTCCCACGTGCGGATCGTCGTCTCCGGGGGGCTGGGCGAGGAGGACATCTCCTCCCTGCGGGACGTGGTGGACGGCTTCGGCGTGGGGACCTGCATCAGCAACGCCCCCACGATCGACTTCGCCCTGGACATCGTGGAGGTGGAGGGAAGGCCGTTCGCGAAGCGGGGGAAACTCTCCGGCGGCAAGCAGGTCGTCCGGTGCGGGTCGTGCGGCCATCGCGGCATCGTCCCGGAGGCTGCGGCCGCGGGGCCGTGCCGCTGCGGCTCCCCGACGGAACCCCTTCTCCGCCCGGCGATGAAGGGGGGAAAGGTGGTGGCTCCCTCCCTCTCCCCGCGCGAGCTGCGGAGCCGGGTGGGGGAGCAGGTGGCGCGATTTCACGAGCGGAGAGAAGGCCGATGA